The sequence below is a genomic window from Plasmodium coatneyi strain Hackeri chromosome 13, complete sequence.
tgAATAAATAACTGGGTAAGGGTGTaacatttcgcattttagggatatAGCTGtaagatttcgcattttagggtgtgtgtataggatttgtcattttagggatgtgtgtgtaggatttcgtattttaaggtttgtatgtgtaggatttcacatttaggatgtgtgtaggatttcgcattttagggtgtgtgtataggatttgtcattttagggatgtgtgtataggatttgtcattttagggatgtgtgtgtaggatttcgtattttatggtttgtatgtgtaggattttacattttaggggtgtgtacgcgtaggatttcgcattttagggtgtgtggatgtaggatttcgcattttagggtgtgtggatgtaggatttcgcattttagggtgtgtggatgtaggatttcgcattttagggtgtgtggatgtaggatttcgcattttagggatgtgtagTAGTAACTACTGTTGCGTgaacaaaaatttcacaCCCTAAAAAACACTATCCTTATTTGTTTTTAgtattttgcttcttttggtaagagaagaaaacgttacagaagagcttatcaagtacgtggtcctccagctttggaagaacaactccttgatcctgtggacgaccaggatgatgctgcacatgcatataccttagtaaagcaGCGAAAACCAAGATCAACACCAAAgagaaggatgaaaaaacgGGTTCCTGGTCGTCGTGGTGGTGTatgtcgccgcatgattattgatattcatttagacgTCTTAAaggaatgtcaaaaaggggacctacattcgacgaaggaagacttttttgaaatattggttcaagaatttatgggaagtgAATTTATGaacgaagaaaatgttcctatggaagaagttcctgagaaacaggttccaagttcagatttcggATTTAGGGAAGAGGActttgttcttaaggaaaaatgttcctaaggaacaagtccgaagttcagattccgggtttcgggaagaagactttgttcctacgGAAGAAGTTcttaaggaaggtgttccaagtttagattccgggttttagggaaggaagactttgttcctaaggagcaggttccatgttccgATTCCGagtttagggaagaagactttcttcctacgGAAGttgtttctaaggaagaggttccaagttcagattccgggtttagggaggaaaacttTGTTCCAAGGAAAGTGTTTCCTGAGGGAACATGTTTCAAGTTCTGATTctgagtttagggtttagggtgtagtaaatatttttcttttttttttttttgtattgcatgAAAGTGCGCAATTGGATGTGTGGTCAAtataagcggaaaaaaattttttttcacattattttgttttttttggtaaaatttcttctttattgaagaaataaaaaatgcctaTTCATGCTgttatgaaattttttaacttcataatatttttttttttgttttttaaaatacatgaatatttctttgaaAAGAGGTCAGGATCTTTTTCCGCATCCGCGTTGGAactattctttccttacgtgcttattcaaacttacaaatgaaaaggaaagagaaagaataaaatatgaagaaaagaaggaaggaaaaaaaagaaaggtaaaaaaagaaggaaaggcaaaaaaaagaaaaatggtcatttttgcttcttacatTGTATGAATTTTGCGTGGTCATTTATGTCCATCCTCCCTTCCTCCGAAGGGGGgcagggaagggaaggaaacatccCTCCCCATCCAGGTTGCATTGTAGTTGTTACATCTGACCGTAACTTATATTGTTCTGGTGACCCGACGTACTATTATttgcttctctttccttttctctggTAGACGGCCTTGTTCTCCCTCCCCCGGTAGACGGTCTTGTGTATTCAGCAGCAGAGCGTACTGTTCCATCTATTGTGGACGTGTCCGTCGAATCATATGTTGAGGTACTTTCTGTGAATGCATCAATATTGCCCGTGGCAgatcttctccttcttctgttgctccttgctccatttccagaagtgtgcttactaaaccaagaagaccatggtttatactgaagggaaggaaagaaggaataaaatgaaggaagggtctaaggaaggaaggtccaaagagaaggaaggaagggtctaaggaggaaaggaaggaaggaggaggaaggaaggttgttaggttggtggaaggaaagttgttagggtggtggatggtggaaggaaggttgttgttggtcgtaggtggaagggaaggttgtttaggggtgtatatTAGTTATACTGTTAATATTTtagttcttattttttattgctactattacttactttatataagagGACAGGTATAGCTGTTGCTGTTAATGTAccgaaaatggaagaaagggaggacGTTGTTTTAGCTGCACGGACCGCTTCGTCCATTGCGGTGGATGCTGCTTGTGTTGCATGgtccttttctcttcttagTTGATCCTTTTGTTGGGAACATGTCtcatttgcttctttttctatttgtaGTTTAGTGTCCGATTCACATTGTAATTTTAGCAGTTTCGCCAGAATTCCTGCTTTCTCCGGTTCCCAAAATTGTTTACAGTAATCATTATTGGGAGTGGCTGTACAGTGTGCACTTACAGCAAAATAAGCTGAAAAAGCATTTTCTATGTGTTCCTTATGTTCACTCTTACATTTGGACACCCCATCCTTCAGTAATTCCCGTAAATCATTTTGGTTATACCAGAATTCGAATATTGTTTTCCTCTCTTTGAAAACATCCCAGGATACATCTTTGTATTTAATTGTACACTTACTTTCAGTGAGCACACTATTTAGAGTACCGTAAATTTTATTCAGGAGGTCCTCCAAATCCTTGCAATCTGGGTTCTGGAGGAATTTATCTCCcagccaataatagaaaaggTAGCAAGGTGCATTATCGGAtgggttcccctttttcaatGTGCATGCATAACAATAAGCATTCATGAACATGCTCCCAGAAG
It includes:
- a CDS encoding KIR protein — translated: MEPAPPSLKPNIKNLPSKSKFYDKCSNPKNGCVSYSERPEGWDNILNGPLNRYEGLKTSGSMFMNAYCYACTLKKGNPSDNAPCYLFYYWLGDKFLQNPDCKDLEDLLNKIYGTLNSVLTESKCTIKYKDVSWDVFKERKTIFEFWYNQNDLRELLKDGVSKCKSEHKEHIENAFSAYFAVSAHCTATPNNDYCKQFWEPEKAGILAKLLKLQCESDTKLQIEKEANETCSQQKDQLRREKDHATQAASTAMDEAVRAAKTTSSLSSIFGTLTATAIPVLLYKYKPWSSWFSKHTSGNGARSNRRRRRSATGNIDAFTESTSTYDSTDTSTIDGTVRSAAEYTRPSTGGGRTRPSTREKEREANNSTSGHQNNISYGQM